The DNA segment GATATGAAAGATGCCATGCGGGAACGGGAAAGCGGCAAGTTCCGCCTCTCGGTCATCCGCATGGTCAGGGCTGCCATAAAATACGCGGAAATAGAAGCGCGGCGCGAACTTGGCGAAGAAGAGGTTGTGTCCGTTTTGGCCAAAGAAGTCAAAATGCGCCGGGACTCTTTTGCGGAATTCACCAAAGGCAACCGTCCTGACCTGGCGCAACAGGCGCAGCGGGAAATAGATATTTTGCTGGCGTATATGCCTAAACAGCTCACCGTGGACGAAGTGCGTTCGCTTGTGGCGGAAGCCGTGCGGGAAACCGGCGCGGCTTCGCCGAAAGACATGGGCAAAGTCATGGCTTTTTTGGCTCCGAGGATAAAAGGCCGGGCGGACGGCAAACAGGTCAGTGGGCTTGTGCAGGAAACGCTCGGCGGCAAATGATCGTCTTTGGCCAATAACGGGGCATGGAAGACTGGGCTTTCGTGCAAGGCTGCCGCGCCCTTAGCGCCGCAAGCGGCTATAAGGAGTGGCCGCGAGAAAAAACGCTGTTTTGTTTATTTAAGGCTGCGCGGCTGTCTGAATTTGCAGCTAAGGAAAGAGGCGGGAGTTTGGCAAAAACGCTGTGCGCCATTTTGGCCGCGTTGTTTTTGGTTTTCAATGGCCAGGCGGCGTGGGCGGCGACCGACAAAAACGTGGTAGTAGTCGAGCTTTCGGGCGAGATTGACAGCGGCCAGGCGGCGCTTGTCCAAAGAGGGCTTGAACTGGCGAAAGAAAAGGGCGCCGCTTTTTTTATATTGCAAATGGATACTTTTGGAGGGCTGGTAGAATCCGCGACCAATATCCGTGACAAGGTTATAGAAAGTCCCATCCCGACCGTCTGTTATGTCAAAAACCGCGCCTGGTCGGCGGGGGCCTTGATCGCGCTCGCGCACGGGCGGATAGTTATGGCGCCGGGCGGCAGCATCGGGGCGGCCGAGCCCATACCGACGACAGAAAAGACCATCGCCGCCGTTAAAGCCGAATTTGCCGCCACCGCAAAGCAAACCGGCCGCGACCCGCAAATGGCGCAAGCTATGGTGGACAAAACCCTCGGATACAAGGAATACGCGAAAAAAGGCCAGATATTGGCCCTTACCGATTATCAGGCGGTAAAAGAAGGGCTGGCCGATTTCGTCGCGCCGGATCGGGCACAGCTTTTGCGCTCCTTGGATCTTGAAAATTGCGCGGTAGAAGTTGTCAGCAAAAGCTGGCGGGAAACATTTGTCAGTATAATTGAAACGCCCGCAGTAAAATCGGCTCTCCTTTCCATTATAATTTTTGCGATCATCGCCGAAATAAAAACCGCCGGATTGGGCATAGGCGCGGCTGTAGCCGCTTTGGGGGCGCTTCTTTTGTTCGGCGGCGGGCTGGTCGTCGGCATCTTGGGCTGGATCGAGCTTCTGCTTTTTTTGTTGGGGGTCGTGCTTTTGGTCATTGAAGCGTTCATCCCTGGGTTCGGCTTGTTCGGCATCAGCGGCATCATAGCAATTGTGGGCAGCTTTTTTCTTGTGCTTGGCGGCGACCAGAACGCCGTCGCCTGGCTGTCTGCCAGCATAGCCGCAGCGATCGTCTTGTTTTTGCTCTTGCTCCGGCGGCTGCCTTCCAGCACGCTCTGGAACAAGGTCATACTGAAAAATACTTCCAGCAAGGAAGCCGGGTTCAGCGCCGGGCCAAATTATGAAAACTACTTGGGGCAAGAAGGCGTCAGCGTTACGCAATTGCGCCCCGGCGGTACGGCGGCGATTGGCGACAAAAAGTTTGACGTGCTGACGCAAGGCGAATTTATCGATGCCGGGGAACTTATCGTAGTAACAAGGACGGAAGGCAGCAAATTGTTCGTCAAAAAGGCCTGACGGTTTTTTGGGGCGGAACGGGCGAGAAATTGCCGCCGGCATTGCTGCGGCGCAAACCAGGCGCGTCGTTGTCCTGTTTGTAAATTTGATTATATGGGGAGATTTTGTTTATGCAATTAATCTTAGGCAGCGGCGTAATCGTTATATTGGCCATAGTCGCGTTATCTTTGTTTTTACATTTCGTCCCGCTGGGACTATGGATATCAGCCATTTCCGCCGGCGCGCACGTGGGCATAGTCAATCTTGTCGGTATGCGTTTGCGCAGGGTAAGCCCAACGCAAATCGTCCTGCCGCTTATTAAGGCGAACAAGGCCGGGCTGGATGTGAACACGGATCAATTGGAAGCGCATTATCTGGCCGGCGGCAATGTCGACAAAGTCATAGACGCCTTGATCGCGGCGCACCGGGCCCAAATAAACCTGACCTTGCAAAGGGCGTTCGCCATAGACCTGGCCGGCCGCAATGTACTTGAAGCCGTGCAGATGAGCGTCAACCCCAAAGTCATCGAAACGCCCGCCATTTCCGCCGTCGCCAAAAACGGCATAGAACTTAAAGTAAAAGCGCGGGTTACCGTTCGGGCCAATATCGACCGGTTGGTGGGCGGCGCGGGCGAAGCGACCATCATAGCCCGCGTGGGCGAAGGCATAGTGACAAGCGTCGGATCCAAGGATTCGCACATGGAAGTGCTGGAAAATCCTGACCACATATCCCGCACCGTGCTGGAGAAAGGGCTTGACGCGAGCACCGCTTTTGAGATACTTTCCATCGACATAGCCGACGTTGACGTCGGGCGCAATATCGGCGCCCATCTTTTGACCGAGCAGGCCGAAGCCGACAAACGGATAGCCCAGGCCAAGGCGGAGGAAAGGCGCGCCATGGCTGTAGCGAAAGAGCAGGAAATGAAGGCCTATACGCAGGAAATGCAGGCCAGGGTCGTCGAAGCGCAGGCGCAAGTGCCGCAGGCGCTGGCGGCTGCGCTTCGCGACGGCAAATTGGGCGTGATGGACTACTATAACATGAACAACATAATCGCCGATACCCAGATGCGCAACAATATCGCCGGCGCATCCTCCGAGAGCGGCGAACTGCCGCCGGCCGGTAAGTAAAACATGAAACTGCTTTTCGCGCTGATCGTGATCTTTCAAGTCGCAATGTGGTTTTACCGGCTGTTCAAACACCCAAAAACCGATAGGGAAGACAGTCGGCGTCCGCCTGTTCCGCCGCCGGAAGATACGGCGGAAAGCGAACGGGACGTTGCCGAGGAAGAGAAAAAATTCAAAAAATGGCTGGAGGACGTTTTTGGAGCGGAGGGCGCGGGCGGGCAGGAAAAC comes from the Acidaminococcales bacterium genome and includes:
- a CDS encoding GatB/YqeY domain-containing protein; its protein translation is MSLKTRLGEDMKDAMRERESGKFRLSVIRMVRAAIKYAEIEARRELGEEEVVSVLAKEVKMRRDSFAEFTKGNRPDLAQQAQREIDILLAYMPKQLTVDEVRSLVAEAVRETGAASPKDMGKVMAFLAPRIKGRADGKQVSGLVQETLGGK
- the floA gene encoding flotillin-like protein FloA (flotillin-like protein involved in membrane lipid rafts); amino-acid sequence: MQLILGSGVIVILAIVALSLFLHFVPLGLWISAISAGAHVGIVNLVGMRLRRVSPTQIVLPLIKANKAGLDVNTDQLEAHYLAGGNVDKVIDALIAAHRAQINLTLQRAFAIDLAGRNVLEAVQMSVNPKVIETPAISAVAKNGIELKVKARVTVRANIDRLVGGAGEATIIARVGEGIVTSVGSKDSHMEVLENPDHISRTVLEKGLDASTAFEILSIDIADVDVGRNIGAHLLTEQAEADKRIAQAKAEERRAMAVAKEQEMKAYTQEMQARVVEAQAQVPQALAAALRDGKLGVMDYYNMNNIIADTQMRNNIAGASSESGELPPAGK